The Miscanthus floridulus cultivar M001 chromosome 17, ASM1932011v1, whole genome shotgun sequence genome has a window encoding:
- the LOC136518501 gene encoding disease resistance protein PIK6-NP-like isoform X1, with protein MELAVRAMGSLLPKLCELLKEEYGLQKGVKKKVQILSRELEAAHAVLREISDMPPDQHQLNAPVRLWARDVREASYDMEDIIDAFLVHVDAPKPATETHKLRRLRKKVSSLFKKIKARRNISSQIQEIYKKLAELAARRDRYKTPDSVVTKPATTIDPRILNLYKSPTELVGIEGPKDELIDMLSLGDDGGDASGPKKMKIVSVVGFGGLGKTTLAKAVYDQLKPRFKWGAFIPVGRNPDIKKVLRDILVGLDKEKFMNLNMTMLDEKQLMDELKEFVQEKRCFIVIDDIWDKESWKLIICALQEINCGSRLVITTRIYEVATYAGQAYKIQPLSHDNSKKLLYARIVDGEGKYFDSPLADECEKILKKCGGVPLAIITIASLLASKPGEDWSEVYNSIGFGHKGNDDVDNTRRILSFSYYDLPSHLKACLLYLSVFPEDRIIRKNRLIWMWIAEGFISEEQAAAAAGVGLFELGERYFNELINRNMIQAQETQYEGYVDACSVHDMVLDLIHQLSSEENFVTVLNGGERQKLQGSISRRLALQCVEEHNVGQLANIAVEKVRSIFASECDFCALCPRLPSLRVVEMVGCSVFNKDCIKDVSWNHLGSLLYLRYLRLDSANIYELPREVRYLRFLQTLDLGNSRIKELPEEVGLLTQLVCLRADRWVTRAPAGLIGKLTSLQELRITCGGEDAIIMQFVEELGLLKELRVLEIKINVWSESIESALLESLGHLHNIQELQIVNYSRGKDRVSEAGSLSCRHLRFLDVDFFVFSGLPAWINSSLAPNLSYLDVQVVVVKDQDMETLAKLPELSCLVLTSGDTKSVVSIKIRTDKGVVYFRKLRFLKILGPSIWFDLRGSECNSSRVPSNNTIMPSLESLQFVVHVRSLKDENLHLRFDKLLGFQNLGTCSLQRVKAHVKCEGAIIRDVKEAEAALEHAAAVHPKHPTLLTNRVGEEYMISWYQEACMEMSKAPELVTKAWKLADDIVGSGHIQILRMPDPTASSSKVMRLLYTHSGVALLALSSNAVHKLWKWEHRDKNPRGKSSKSVPPVLWQPQNGIPMTNDTIDGNDPKEATACTALSKNDSYLISASGGKVSLFNMMTFKVMTTFMAPPPAATFLAFYPPDNNIIAIGREDSSVQIYSVRTEVTTVLTGHHKKITGLAFSQSMEVLVSSGADAQLCVWSIDGWEKKKSRYIKHPSNGSGALVGDTMVQFHYDATHLLVVHESQLAIYDWQLECLCSWYPRDALPAPISSAVYSLGCLLVYAGFRDGAIGIFEAESLTLQCWIAPSAYVPSSISSFQRW; from the exons ATGGAGCTGGCGGTGAGGGCGATGGGGAGCCTGCTCCCCAAGCTGTGCGAGCTGCTCAAGGAGGAGTACGGCCTGCAGAAGGGCGTGAAGAAGAAGGTCCAGATTCTCTCACGGGAGCTCGAGGCTGCGCACGCCGTCCTCCGCGAGATCAGCGACATGCCACCGGACCAGCACCAGCTCAACGCGCCGGTCAGGCTCTGGGCGCGTGATGTCAGGGAGGCGTCCTACGACATGGAGGACATCATCGACGCATTTCTGGTGCACGTCGATGCCCCTAAGCCTGCTACTGAGACACACAAGCTCCGCCGCCTCAGGAAAAAGGTGAGCAGCCTGTTCAAGAAGATCAAGGCTCGCCGCAACATCTCTAGCCAGATCCAAGAAATCTACAAAAAGCTTGCGGAGTTGGCAGCAAGGCGTGACCGGTACAAAACACCCGACAGCGTTGTCACCAAGCCAGCAACGACCATCGACCCTCGCATCTTGAATCTGTACAAGAGTCCAACAGAGCTTGTTGGCATTGAGGGACCAAAGGATGAGCTCATAGATATGCTGTCCCTAGGGGATGACGGCGGTGATGCGTCTGGTCCTAAGAAGATGAAGATAGTCTCTGTTGTTGGATTTGGAGGACTGGGCAAGACTACTCTTGCAAAAGCTGTCTATGACCAGCTTAAACCGCGGTTCAAGTGGGGGGCTTTTATTCCAGTGGGTCGAAACCCTGACATCAAGAAAGTCCTTAGAGACATTCTTGTTGGCCTTGATAAGGAGAAGTTCATGAATTTGAATATGACCATGTTGGATGAAAAGCAACTCATGGACGAACTCAAGGAATTCGTCCAGGAAAAGAG GTGTTTCATTGTCATTGATGATATATGGGACAAGGAGTCATGGAAATTAATCATATGTGCTCTGCAAGAAATTAATTGCGGAAGTAGACTTGTGATCACTACTCGTATTTATGAAGTTGCCACATATGCTGGTCAAGCTTATAAAATACAGCCGCTTTCTCATGATAACTCGAAAAAGTTACTGTATGCAAGAATAGTTGATGGTGAAGGGAAGTACTTCGATAGTCCTTTGGCTGACGAATGTGAAAAGATTTTGAAGAAATGTGGCGGCGTGCCACTTGCTATCATTACAATAGCCAGTTTGTTGGCCAGTAAACCAGGAGAGGACTGGTCTGAGGTCTACAACTCAATTGGTTTTGGGCATAAAGGCAATGATGACGTAGATAATACCAGAAGGATATTGTCTTTTAGCTACTATGATCTGCCTTCACATCTAAAGGCTTGCTTGTTGTATCTAAGCGTATTTCCGGAAGATCGTATCATACGGAAAAATAGATTGATATGGATGTGGATCGCTGAAGGTTTCATCTCTGaggaacaagcagcagcagcagcaggggtaGGATTATTTGAGCTTGGGGAGAGGTACTTTAATGAATTGATAAATAGAAACATGATCCAGGCACAGGAGACACAATATGAAGGGTACGTTGATGCATGCTCAGTTCATGATATGGTTCTTGATTTGATACATCAATTATCGAGTGAAGAAAATTTTGTCACTGTATTGAATGGTGGTGAGCGACAGAAACTTCAGGGGAGCATTTCTCGCAGGTTAGCCCTACAGTGTGTTGAAGAGCACAACGTTGGCCAGCTGGCTAACATCGCTGTGGAGAAAGTGAGATCCATTTTTGCCAGTGAGTGTGATTTTTGTGCATTATGCCCACGCCTCCCATCTTTACGTGTAGTAGAAATGGTAGGATGTTCTGTTTTCAACAAAGACTGCATCAAAGATGTGTCGTGGAATCATCTTGGGAGTTTACTTTACTTGAGGTACCTCAGACTAGATAGTGCCAATATCTATGAGCTGCCTAGGGAGGTAAGATATCTGAGGTTTCTGCAAACACTGGATTTAGGGAACAGCAGGATAAAGGAGCTGCCGGAGGAGGTGGGACTTCTGACGCAACTTGTTTGCCTACGAGCTGATCGATGGGTAACAAGAGCGCCGGCAGGTTTGATCGGTAAGCTCACGTCACTGCAAGAGCTACGTATAACGTGTGGAGGTGAAGATGCTATAATAATGCAGTTTGTGGAGGAGCTGGGCCTGCTGAAGGAACTGAGGGTGCTCGAGATTAAAATTAATGTTTGGAGTGAGAGCATCGAGAGTGCTTTGCTGGAGTCCCTGGGCCATCTGCACAATATCCAGGAACTTCAAATTGTAAACTATTCTCGAGGTAAGGACAGGGTGAGCGAGGCAGGATCGCTCTCCTGTCGGCATCTCCGTTTCCTGGATGTGGACTTCTTCGTGTTCTCTGGACTGCCGGCGTGGATTAACTCGTCGCTTGCTCCAAACCTCTCCTATCTGGATGTGCAAGTGGTAGTTGTGAAAGACCAGGACATGGAGACCCTTGCCAAGTTGCCAGAGCTCAGTTGCCTCGTACTGACTTCCGGTGACACCAAGTCAGTAGTTAGCATAAAGATTCGTACAGATAAAGGTGTTGTCTACTTTCGCAAGTTGAGATTCTTAAAGATACTCGGTCCATCTATCTGGTTTGATCTGCGCGGCAGCGAGTGCAACAGCAGCAGGGTACCATCTAATAATACTATCATGCCAAGTCTTGAATCCCTTCAGTTTGTTGTCCATGTGCGGTCCCTAAAAGACGAGAACCTGCATCTTCGTTTTGACAAGCTGCTTGGCTTCCAGAACCTCGGAACATGTTCGCTCCAGCGAGTCAAAGCCCACGTGAAGTGTGAAGGTGCCATTATTAGGGATGTGAAGGAAGCGGAGGCTGCGTTGGAGCACGCGGCCGCAGTCCATCCAAAACATCCCACCCTTCTAACCAACAGGGTAGGGGAAGAATATATGATCTCATGGTACCAAGAG GCATGTATGGAAATGAGCAAAGCCCCTGAGTTAGTAACCAAGGCTTGGAAGTTGGCGGACGACATCGTTGGCTCAGGACATATTCAAATACTGCGTATGCCAGATCCGACCGCATCTTCAAGCAAA GTTATGCGCTTGTTGTACACACATAGTGGGGTGGCACTTTTGGCTCTCAGCTCCAATGCTGTTCATAAGCTGTGGAAATGGGAGCACAGGGACAAGAATCCACGTGGCAAG TCGTCCAAATCTGTTCCACCTGTACTATGGCAACCACAAAATGGCATTCCAATGACAAACGACACCATTGATGGCAATGACCCTAAAGAAGCAACAGCCTGCACTGCACTATCCAAAAATGACAGCTATCTAATTTCTGCTTCTGGTGGCAAAGTCTCATTGTTCAACATGATGACATTCAAG GTCATGACTACTTTCATGGCACCTCCACCGGCTGCAACTTTCCTTGCATTCTACCCGCCAGACAATAACATCATAGCTATTGGAAGGGAGGACTCTTCAGTTCAAATCTACAGTGTCCGTACAGA GGTTACAACTGTGCTCACGGGTCATCACAAAAAGATAACTGGACTAGCATTTTCGCAATCAATGGAGGTGCTTGTATCTTCAGGTGCTGATGCTCAG CTATGTGTTTGGAGCATTGATGGTTGGGAGAAGAAGAAATCAAGATACATCAAACATCCATCTAATGGTTCCGGTGCTTTAGTTGGTGATACAATGGTGCAGTTTCACTATGATGCAACGCATCTTTTAGTAGTTCATGAGAGTCAGTTGGCGATCTATGATTGGCAATTGGAATGCTTGTGCTCG TGGTACCCAAGAGATGCACTCCCTGCTCCAATTTCAAGTGCGGTATACTCACTTGGTTGTTTGTTGGTCTATGCTGGATTTCGTGATGGTGCAATTGGAATATTCGAGGCAGAATCTCTTACGCTACAGTGCTGGATAGCACCCTCTGCCTACGTACCATCTTCAATATCCAG TTTCCAGCGTTGGTGA
- the LOC136518501 gene encoding disease resistance protein PIK6-NP-like isoform X2 — protein sequence MELAVRAMGSLLPKLCELLKEEYGLQKGVKKKVQILSRELEAAHAVLREISDMPPDQHQLNAPVRLWARDVREASYDMEDIIDAFLVHVDAPKPATETHKLRRLRKKVSSLFKKIKARRNISSQIQEIYKKLAELAARRDRYKTPDSVVTKPATTIDPRILNLYKSPTELVGIEGPKDELIDMLSLGDDGGDASGPKKMKIVSVVGFGGLGKTTLAKAVYDQLKPRFKWGAFIPVGRNPDIKKVLRDILVGLDKEKFMNLNMTMLDEKQLMDELKEFVQEKRCFIVIDDIWDKESWKLIICALQEINCGSRLVITTRIYEVATYAGQAYKIQPLSHDNSKKLLYARIVDGEGKYFDSPLADECEKILKKCGGVPLAIITIASLLASKPGEDWSEVYNSIGFGHKGNDDVDNTRRILSFSYYDLPSHLKACLLYLSVFPEDRIIRKNRLIWMWIAEGFISEEQAAAAAGVGLFELGERYFNELINRNMIQAQETQYEGYVDACSVHDMVLDLIHQLSSEENFVTVLNGGERQKLQGSISRRLALQCVEEHNVGQLANIAVEKVRSIFASECDFCALCPRLPSLRVVEMVGCSVFNKDCIKDVSWNHLGSLLYLRYLRLDSANIYELPREVRYLRFLQTLDLGNSRIKELPEEVGLLTQLVCLRADRWVTRAPAGLIGKLTSLQELRITCGGEDAIIMQFVEELGLLKELRVLEIKINVWSESIESALLESLGHLHNIQELQIVNYSRGKDRVSEAGSLSCRHLRFLDVDFFVFSGLPAWINSSLAPNLSYLDVQVVVVKDQDMETLAKLPELSCLVLTSGDTKSVVSIKIRTDKGVVYFRKLRFLKILGPSIWFDLRGSECNSSRVPSNNTIMPSLESLQFVVHVRSLKDENLHLRFDKLLGFQNLGTCSLQRVKAHVKCEGAIIRDVKEAEAALEHAAAVHPKHPTLLTNRVGEEYMISWYQEACMEMSKAPELVTKAWKLADDIVGSGHIQILRMPDPTASSSKVMRLLYTHSGVALLALSSNAVHKLWKWEHRDKNPRGKVTTVLTGHHKKITGLAFSQSMEVLVSSGADAQV from the exons ATGGAGCTGGCGGTGAGGGCGATGGGGAGCCTGCTCCCCAAGCTGTGCGAGCTGCTCAAGGAGGAGTACGGCCTGCAGAAGGGCGTGAAGAAGAAGGTCCAGATTCTCTCACGGGAGCTCGAGGCTGCGCACGCCGTCCTCCGCGAGATCAGCGACATGCCACCGGACCAGCACCAGCTCAACGCGCCGGTCAGGCTCTGGGCGCGTGATGTCAGGGAGGCGTCCTACGACATGGAGGACATCATCGACGCATTTCTGGTGCACGTCGATGCCCCTAAGCCTGCTACTGAGACACACAAGCTCCGCCGCCTCAGGAAAAAGGTGAGCAGCCTGTTCAAGAAGATCAAGGCTCGCCGCAACATCTCTAGCCAGATCCAAGAAATCTACAAAAAGCTTGCGGAGTTGGCAGCAAGGCGTGACCGGTACAAAACACCCGACAGCGTTGTCACCAAGCCAGCAACGACCATCGACCCTCGCATCTTGAATCTGTACAAGAGTCCAACAGAGCTTGTTGGCATTGAGGGACCAAAGGATGAGCTCATAGATATGCTGTCCCTAGGGGATGACGGCGGTGATGCGTCTGGTCCTAAGAAGATGAAGATAGTCTCTGTTGTTGGATTTGGAGGACTGGGCAAGACTACTCTTGCAAAAGCTGTCTATGACCAGCTTAAACCGCGGTTCAAGTGGGGGGCTTTTATTCCAGTGGGTCGAAACCCTGACATCAAGAAAGTCCTTAGAGACATTCTTGTTGGCCTTGATAAGGAGAAGTTCATGAATTTGAATATGACCATGTTGGATGAAAAGCAACTCATGGACGAACTCAAGGAATTCGTCCAGGAAAAGAG GTGTTTCATTGTCATTGATGATATATGGGACAAGGAGTCATGGAAATTAATCATATGTGCTCTGCAAGAAATTAATTGCGGAAGTAGACTTGTGATCACTACTCGTATTTATGAAGTTGCCACATATGCTGGTCAAGCTTATAAAATACAGCCGCTTTCTCATGATAACTCGAAAAAGTTACTGTATGCAAGAATAGTTGATGGTGAAGGGAAGTACTTCGATAGTCCTTTGGCTGACGAATGTGAAAAGATTTTGAAGAAATGTGGCGGCGTGCCACTTGCTATCATTACAATAGCCAGTTTGTTGGCCAGTAAACCAGGAGAGGACTGGTCTGAGGTCTACAACTCAATTGGTTTTGGGCATAAAGGCAATGATGACGTAGATAATACCAGAAGGATATTGTCTTTTAGCTACTATGATCTGCCTTCACATCTAAAGGCTTGCTTGTTGTATCTAAGCGTATTTCCGGAAGATCGTATCATACGGAAAAATAGATTGATATGGATGTGGATCGCTGAAGGTTTCATCTCTGaggaacaagcagcagcagcagcaggggtaGGATTATTTGAGCTTGGGGAGAGGTACTTTAATGAATTGATAAATAGAAACATGATCCAGGCACAGGAGACACAATATGAAGGGTACGTTGATGCATGCTCAGTTCATGATATGGTTCTTGATTTGATACATCAATTATCGAGTGAAGAAAATTTTGTCACTGTATTGAATGGTGGTGAGCGACAGAAACTTCAGGGGAGCATTTCTCGCAGGTTAGCCCTACAGTGTGTTGAAGAGCACAACGTTGGCCAGCTGGCTAACATCGCTGTGGAGAAAGTGAGATCCATTTTTGCCAGTGAGTGTGATTTTTGTGCATTATGCCCACGCCTCCCATCTTTACGTGTAGTAGAAATGGTAGGATGTTCTGTTTTCAACAAAGACTGCATCAAAGATGTGTCGTGGAATCATCTTGGGAGTTTACTTTACTTGAGGTACCTCAGACTAGATAGTGCCAATATCTATGAGCTGCCTAGGGAGGTAAGATATCTGAGGTTTCTGCAAACACTGGATTTAGGGAACAGCAGGATAAAGGAGCTGCCGGAGGAGGTGGGACTTCTGACGCAACTTGTTTGCCTACGAGCTGATCGATGGGTAACAAGAGCGCCGGCAGGTTTGATCGGTAAGCTCACGTCACTGCAAGAGCTACGTATAACGTGTGGAGGTGAAGATGCTATAATAATGCAGTTTGTGGAGGAGCTGGGCCTGCTGAAGGAACTGAGGGTGCTCGAGATTAAAATTAATGTTTGGAGTGAGAGCATCGAGAGTGCTTTGCTGGAGTCCCTGGGCCATCTGCACAATATCCAGGAACTTCAAATTGTAAACTATTCTCGAGGTAAGGACAGGGTGAGCGAGGCAGGATCGCTCTCCTGTCGGCATCTCCGTTTCCTGGATGTGGACTTCTTCGTGTTCTCTGGACTGCCGGCGTGGATTAACTCGTCGCTTGCTCCAAACCTCTCCTATCTGGATGTGCAAGTGGTAGTTGTGAAAGACCAGGACATGGAGACCCTTGCCAAGTTGCCAGAGCTCAGTTGCCTCGTACTGACTTCCGGTGACACCAAGTCAGTAGTTAGCATAAAGATTCGTACAGATAAAGGTGTTGTCTACTTTCGCAAGTTGAGATTCTTAAAGATACTCGGTCCATCTATCTGGTTTGATCTGCGCGGCAGCGAGTGCAACAGCAGCAGGGTACCATCTAATAATACTATCATGCCAAGTCTTGAATCCCTTCAGTTTGTTGTCCATGTGCGGTCCCTAAAAGACGAGAACCTGCATCTTCGTTTTGACAAGCTGCTTGGCTTCCAGAACCTCGGAACATGTTCGCTCCAGCGAGTCAAAGCCCACGTGAAGTGTGAAGGTGCCATTATTAGGGATGTGAAGGAAGCGGAGGCTGCGTTGGAGCACGCGGCCGCAGTCCATCCAAAACATCCCACCCTTCTAACCAACAGGGTAGGGGAAGAATATATGATCTCATGGTACCAAGAG GCATGTATGGAAATGAGCAAAGCCCCTGAGTTAGTAACCAAGGCTTGGAAGTTGGCGGACGACATCGTTGGCTCAGGACATATTCAAATACTGCGTATGCCAGATCCGACCGCATCTTCAAGCAAA GTTATGCGCTTGTTGTACACACATAGTGGGGTGGCACTTTTGGCTCTCAGCTCCAATGCTGTTCATAAGCTGTGGAAATGGGAGCACAGGGACAAGAATCCACGTGGCAAG GTTACAACTGTGCTCACGGGTCATCACAAAAAGATAACTGGACTAGCATTTTCGCAATCAATGGAGGTGCTTGTATCTTCAGGTGCTGATGCTCAGGTGTGA
- the LOC136518502 gene encoding kinesin-like protein KIN-13A yields MGGDSGDAVMARWLQSAGLQHLAAASSAAGAGGADYRAGMPGLVGAGAGSMLSSLLMQGYGPESTEEKQRLYTLLRGLNFNGESAPTSMSEPYTPMAQSFGGANPVEGFYSPELRGELGAGLLDLHAMDDTELLSEDVASEPFGPSPFMPKDIDDDDEDVISGSQQAPVDNYGVVTSEKESTARENNVAKIKVVVRKRPLNRKELSRKEEDIITVQDSSCLTVYEPKLKVDLTAYVEKHEFCFDAVLDEHVSNDEVYRETVEPIIPIIFQRTKATCFAYGQTGSGKTYTMQPLPLRAAQDMVRLLHQPVYRNQNFKLWLSYFEIYGGKLFDLLSDRRQLLMREDGKKQVCIVGLQEFEVSDVQIVKEYIERGNAARSTGSTGANEESSRSHAILQLAVKKHIIVKDTRRQRDRDANEAKNTKAVGKISFIDLAGSERGADTTDNDRQTRIEGAEINKSLLALKECIRALDNDQIHIPFRGSKLTEVLRDSFVGNSRTVMISCISPNAGSCEHTLNTLRYADRVKSLSKGGNTRKEQSTGPTTTSSRESLSAPSYPLPAEAEEIPNQIQEKRPVDTYRKGTENLISNVSVEPDRNSFSMIPSYSNRGREENGAASGNDRERYDLKSSQTAYTSKAQLVQNSANTQEEKVTKVSPPRRKAYREDKSDRQSNYMKKDNGPETGRAGYKMQQAKQLQQQQRPASASASSRQSEKESSCDDVEIDAILEEEEALIAAHRKEIENTMEIVREEMNLLAEVDQPGSLIDNYVAQLSFLLSRKAAGLVSLQARLARFQHRLKEQEILSRKKPSR; encoded by the exons GGCTATGGGCCAGAGTCGACTGAGGAAAAGCAGAGGCTTTATACGCTTCTAAGAGGTCTAAATTTTAACGGAGAGTCTGCACCCACATCAATGTCTGAGCCTTACACGCCAATGGCTCAGAGCTTTGGTGGTGCGAACCCTGTTGAGGGGTTTTATTCACCCGAACTTAGAGGGGAACTTGGTGCTGGACTTCTAGACCTTCATGCTATGGATGATACTGAGCTTCTGTCTGAG GATGTAGCATCGGAACCATTTGGGCCATCACCTTTTATGCCAAAGgatatcgatgatgatgatgaggatgtgaTATCAGGGAGTCAACAAGCCCCAGTAGATAATTATGGTGTGGTGACCAGTGAAAAAGAGAGCACTGCTAGAGAAAATAATGTAGCAAAGATTAAAGTAGTG GTAAGGAAAAGACCTTTGAACAGAAAGGAGCTATCTCGTAAGGAAGAAGACATCATAACTGTGCAGGATTCATCATGTTTGACAGTCTACGAGCCTAAGCTGAAG GTGGATCTGACAGCCTATGTGGAGAAGCATGAATTTTGTTTCGATGCTGTCCTCGACGAACATGTTTCCAATGATGAG GTTTACCGTGAAACAGTTGAGCCCATAATTCCAATTATATTTCAGAGAACAAAAGCAACATGCTTTGCTTATGGCCAAACAG GCAGTGGCAAGACATACACAATGCAGCCTCTGCCTCTGAGAGCTGCACAAGACATGGTTCGTCTATTGCACCAACCTGTCTATCGGAATCAGAATTTTAAGTTGTGGCTTAGCTATTTTGAAATATATGGTGGGAAACTCTTTGATCTTCTATCTGACAGAAG GCAACTACTGATGAGGGAAGATGGCAAGAAACAAGTTTGCATTGTTGGTCTACAGGAATTTGAGGTTTCTGACGTTCAGATCGTCAAGGAATATATTGAAAGAGGAAATGCAGCCAGGAGCACAGGGTCAACAGGGGCCAATGAGGAGTCATCAAGGTCACATGCTATTCTGCAACTTGCTGTGAAGAAGCACATCATTGTAAAAGATACCAGGAGACAGAGAGATCGTGATGCTAATGAAGCTAAAAATACAAAGGCTGTGGGGAAAATATCATTTATTGATCTTGCTGGAAGTGAGCGTGGTGCTGATACTACCGACAATGATAGACAGACAAG GATTGAGGGAGCAGAGATAAATAAAAGTCTGTTAGCTCTCAAGGAATGCATTCGAGCTCTTGATAATGATCAGATACACATTCCTTTCAGAGGAAGCAAGCTTACAGAGGTTCTTCGTGACTCATTTGTTGGTAACTCTAGGACAGTGATGATTTCTTGCATTTCTCCAAACGCAGGTTCATGTGAACACACACTAAATACCTTGAGATACGCTGATAG GGTCAAAAGTCTCTCCAAGGGCGGAAACACAAGAAAAGAGCAGTCCACAGGACCAACTACCACTTCTAGCCGGGAGTCTTTGTCAGCTCCATCATATCCATTGCCTGCTGAAGCTGAAGAAATTCCTAATCAGATTCAAGAGAAGAGACCAGTTGATACTTACCGGAAGGGCACTGAAAATTTGATCTCCAACGTTTCTGTGGAGCCTGACAGAAATTCCTTTAGTATGATTCCAAGTTATTCTAATAGAGGGAGAGAAGAAAATGGCGCAGCATCTGGTAATGACAGGGAGAGGTATGATTTGAAGTCCAGCCAAACTGCTTACACTAGTAAGGCACAGTTGGTTCAGAATTCAGCAAACACACAGGAGGAGAAAGTCACAAAAGTCTCACCTCCTCGGAGAAAGGCTTATAGAGAAGACAAATCTGATAGGCAGAGCAATTACATGAAAAAGGATAATGGTCCTGAGACAGGTCGGGCTGGGTATAAGATGCAGCAGGCAAAGCAGCTGCAACAGCAGCAAAGGCCAGCATCTGCTTCAGCTTCATCAAGGCAATCTGAAAAGGAAAGTTCTTGTGATGATGTAGAAATTGATGCAATTCTTGAG GAAGAGGAGGCCCTCATAGCAGCTCACAGGAAGGAAATCGAGAATACTATGGAGATCGTGCGGGAA GAGATGAACCTTTTGGCAGAAGTTGATCAACCAGGTAGCCTGATTGACAACTATGTGGCCCAATTGAGCTTTTTGCTGTCACGCAAGGCTGCAGGTTTGGTCAGCCTCCAAGCACGCTTGGCACGGTTCCAGCACCGCCTCAAAGAGCAAGAGATCCTTAGCCGCAAGAAACCTTCCAGATAG